One genomic window of Glycine soja cultivar W05 unplaced genomic scaffold, ASM419377v2 tig00001627_1_pilon, whole genome shotgun sequence includes the following:
- the LOC114404157 gene encoding leucine-rich repeat extensin-like protein 2, with translation MKENYSYQSYPDSGESSPRSREIDFENPPPWDHQNYKAKFICSYGGKIHPRSHDNQLSYVGGDTKILAVDRSIKFPAMLAKLSALCDAQDNNITFKYQLPGEDLDALISVTNDDDLDHMMHEYDRLYRASARPSRMRLFLFPSDTPPSPPPASAPPDTVIKPNNVDFLFALEKNVAVPAPPPPQPPPVSVKFNDPLPEPVAPQPEYRSRLNFNPAVSDPSAIQRQLHQLQIAENEKASYRRKNEDNYPAGDYYVQKMPEKFPPANFPASAPGYWPEKHVSGEAYPPAVTATSGGGEPSVHMIPAPGTFYHAPVMRPPATQGYYAVQQMGSDNYREAPVYGGVPPPKAAIPASLAPAQQPVKAPAYTEGFGMVRPGGMLDNTVGPYSQVAYDSASGRQVYYTVPGGGVVHAPPYQGVFPPVTADMRPGVVSLGQDVKVINKVTQGSV, from the coding sequence atgaaggAGAACTACTCATACCAATCGTATCCAGATTCAGGCGAGTCCTCTCCACGCTCCAGAGAGATCGACTTCGAGAACCCTCCTCCATGGGACCACCAAAACTACAAAGCCAAGTTCATCTGCAGCTATGGCGGCAAGATCCACCCACGCTCCCACGACAACCAGCTCTCCTACGTCGGCGGCGACACCAAAATCCTCGCCGTCGACCGCTCCATCAAGTTCCCCGCCATGCTTGCCAAACTCTCCGCCCTCTGCGACGCCCAAGACAACAACATCACCTTCAAGTACCAGCTCCCCGGCGAAGACCTCGACGCTCTCATCTCCGTCACCAACGACGACGACCTTGACCACATGATGCACGAGTACGATCGCCTCTACCGCGCTTCCGCTAGACCCTCCCGCATGCGATTATTCCTCTTTCCTTCCGATACTCCTCCTTCGCCTCCACCTGCTTCTGCTCCACCTGATACCGTTATCAAACCTAATAACGTCGATTTTCTCTTCGCTCTCGAAAAAAACGTCGCCGTCCCTGCTCCTCCGCCTCCTCAGCCACCACCGGTTTCTGTCAAATTTAATGATCCGCTGCCGGAGCCTGTGGCGCCGCAGCCGGAGTACCGGTCGCGGTTGAATTTTAACCCTGCGGTTTCGGATCCAAGCGCGATTCAGCGCCAGTTGCATCAATTGCAAATTGCGGAGAACGAGAAAGCTTCGTATCGGAGGAAGAACGAGGATAATTACCCTGCCGGTGATTACTACGTTCAGAAAATGCCCGAGAAGTTCCCGCCAGCGAATTTTCCGGCAAGCGCACCGGGTTATTGGCCTGAAAAACATGTTTCCGGCGAGGCTTATCCGCCGGCGGTTACGGCAACGTCCGGCGGAGGGGAACCGTCGGTTCATATGATTCCGGCGCCGGGGACGTTCTATCATGCACCAGTTATGCGGCCTCCGGCCACTCAGGGATACTACGCAGTGCAACAAATGGGTTCTGATAATTACCGTGAAGCACCGGTTTATGGCGGTGTTCCGCCGCCTAAAGCGGCGATTCCGGCTAGCTTGGCGCCGGCGCAGCAGCCGGTTAAGGCTCCCGCGTATACGGAAGGATTCGGAATGGTTCGGCCAGGTGGGATGCTGGATAATACGGTTGGTCCGTACTCGCAGGTGGCGTACGATAGTGCGAGTGGGAGACAGGTTTATTATACTGTGCCGGGTGGTGGGGTAGTGCACGCTCCTCCGTACCAAGGGGTTTTTCCGCCCGTAACCGCAGATATGAGACCGGGTGTGGTGTCGTTGGGTCAGGATGTTAAAGTCATAAACAAGGTTACTCAAGGTTCAGTGTGA